From the genome of Malus domestica chromosome 04, GDT2T_hap1, one region includes:
- the LOC103433470 gene encoding protein MODIFIER OF SNC1 11 — translation MNSTPNRGFWFLDFRSGTPSDLPPSSEVNSKENGSKADSEDTKTGSAAGDAAAPVTAIEKKMRRAERFGISVQLSEEEKRNSRAERFGTVSTSLGSQASKKPEDLKRKARAERFGLPAPAVVGDEDAKKKARLARFAPISKTDTKADPQEEEKRKARALRFSNTSKGYLTQVNEKGNVELC, via the exons TGGCACTCCCTCCGATCTACCTCCGTCGTCCGAGGTTAACTCCAAAGAAAACGGGTCCAAGGCCGACTCTGAGGATACCAAGACTGGCTCTGCCGCCGGTGACGCGGCTGCTCCGGTTACCGCCATTGAGAAGAAGATGCGCCGTGCCGAGCGGTTTGGGATATCCGTGCAGCTCTCAGAAGAAGAGAAACGCAACTCTCGTGCTGAGAG GTTTGGTACTGTTTCGACATCGCTTGGATCCCAAGCATCTAAAAAACCAGAAGACCTAAAGAGGAAGGCTAGAGCAGAGAG GTTTGGGCTTCCTGCCCCAGCTGTGGTAGGTGATGAGGATGCAAAGAAGAAGGCTCGTCTTGCTCGGTTTGCACCTATTTCCAAGACAGATACTAAAGCTGATCCTCAGGAAGAAGAAAAACGAAAAGCAAGGGCACTCAG GTTTTCAAACACCTCAAAGGGTTATCTTACTCAAGTGAATGAAAAGGGTAACGTTGAGCTG TGctga